A single region of the Podospora pseudopauciseta strain CBS 411.78 chromosome 1, whole genome shotgun sequence genome encodes:
- a CDS encoding hypothetical protein (COG:S; EggNog:ENOG503NYWC) has translation MDAVRTALQPITHNLPVPIRDLGVSIIGEKCYKSLLLDIDVEDTECLKYAISKGLGIGIVGASAIVKVPQIVKLVKSKSASGVSFLAYLLETSSYLISLAYNVRNGFPFSTYGETAMVLAQNVLITVLVLHYSGKASMAGLFVAALAASAVTLFNEQTLGMKELGWLQVGAGGMSVASKIPQIAAIWSQGGTGQLSAFTVFNYLLGSLTRIFTTIQEVDDKVILYSFVAGFALNLVLALQMVYYWNAPTAKAQGKRKEALPANSALAPSYAEVAATSTARPRSKGPTTRRRG, from the exons ATGGACGCCGTACGCACCGCCCTCCAACCGATAACCCACAACCTCCCTGTCCCGATTCGGGACCTGGGCGTCTCGATCATTGGGGAGAAATGCTACAAATCTCTGCTTCTCGATATTGACGTGGAGGACACCGAATGCCTCAAGTACGCGATTAGCAAGGGTCTCGGAATTGGCATTGTCGGCGCCTCAGCGATCGTCAAGGTGCCGCAAATTGTGAAGCTTGTCAAGTCCAAGTCCGCCTCGGGAGTCTCTTTCCTCGCCTACCTGCTCGAGACCTCGTCGTACCTGATCAGCTTGGCATACAATGTTCGGAACGGGTTCCCCTTCAGCACTTATGGCGAGACGGCCATGGTTCTCGCCCAGAACGTGCTCATCACAGTTTTGGTCCTGCACTACAGTGGAAAGGCCAGCATGGCGGGTCTGTTTGTTGCTGCTCTGGCCGCCAGCGCCGTCACGCTTTTCAACGAGCAGACCTTGGGCATGAAGGAGCTGGGTTGGTTGCAGGTTGGAGCTGGGGGCATGAGTGTAGCCAGCAAGATCCCCCAGATCGCGGCCATTTGGAGCCAGGGAGGTACTGGGCAGCTCAGTGCCTTCACT GTCTTCAACTACCTCCTCGGCTCGCTCACCCGCATTTTTACCACAATTCAAGAGGTGGACGACAAGGTTATCCTCTACAGCTTCGTGGCTGGCTTTGCACTCAACTTGGTGTTGGCGCTCCAGATGGTGTACTACTGGAATGCGCCCACGGCGAAGGCCCAGGGCAAGCGCAAGGAGGCCCTTCCCGCCAACAGCGCTCTCGCCCCTTCATACGCTGAAGTTGCGGCGACCTCGACGGCGAGACCTCGCAGCAAGGGCCCCACGACTCGCCGCCGTGGTTAG
- a CDS encoding hypothetical protein (EggNog:ENOG503Q3VG; COG:G), which yields MSPDLNSLPGADSTPSPTPPPPINSTRGTTASNSNGHYFPNGHHDGEKRPNILYVMADQLAAPLLKMYNPTSQILTPNLDALAAKSVQFDSAYCPSPLCGPSRMSMITGQLPMKIGAFDNAAQISSDIPTYAHYLRLKGYHTVLAGKMHFVGDQLHGYETRLTSDIYPGDFGWVPNWEEPETRLEWYHNASSVLQAGSCVRSNQLDYDEEVMYRSRQFLYDFVREGEGGRRPFALTVSLTHPHDPYTIEQKYWDLYENVDIDLPRVTIPQEDQDPHSKRLLKVCDLWDNPFSDEQIKRARRAYYGAVSYVDDCLGQLLTLLKQLKLDEDTIVIFSGDHGDMLGERGLWYKMSYFESSVRVPLLVSYPKRFEPRRVSQNVSTLDILPTMCDLVGTKPWALLPMDGRSLLPHLEGREGGHDEVFAEYTGEGTVRPLMMIRRGRWKYVTCPADGSQLFDLRADPLELRDLVKEGVVRTDEETKEVFEAFEREAREKWDFEGITKEVLHSQRKRRLVWGALTKGRFESWDYNPIDDGREKYIRSHIPLDDLERRARYPAVDESGRETGSRIVTDQAGSHGQ from the exons ATGTCACCCGAtctcaactccctccccggCGCTGACagcaccccatcaccaacaccaccaccaccaatcaACAGCACCCGCGGAACAACAGCTTCCAACAGCAACGGCCACTACTTTCCCAACGGCCATCATGATGGAGAAAAACGTCCCAACATCCTCTACGTCATGGCCGACCAGTTAGCCGCCCCTTTGCTCAAGATGTACAACCCCACCTCCCAAATCCTGacccccaacctcgacgCCCTAGCTGCAAAATCAGTCCAGTTCGACTCAGCCTACTGCCCCTCACCTTTATGCGGCCCCTCAAGAATGAGCATGATCACGGGGCAGCTCCCCATGAAGATAGGAGCGTTTGACAATGCCGCCCAGATATCAAGCGATATCCCGACTTATGCCCACTACCTTCGGCTGAAGGGGTACCACACTGTTTTGGCGGGCAAGATGCATTTTGTCGGGGATCAGCTGCATGGGTACGAGACGAGGCTGACGAGCGATATTTACCCAGGGGATTTTGGGTGGGTGCCGAACTGGGAGGAGCCGGAGACGAGGCTGGAGTGGTATCATAACGCGAGCAGTGTATTGCAGGCGGGGAGCTGTGTGAGGAGTAATCAGCTGGAttatgatgaggaggttATGTATAGGAGTAGGCAGTTTTTGTATGATTTTgttagggagggggaggggggcaggAGGCCGTTTGCTTTGACG gtctccctcacccacccccacgaCCCCTACACCATCGAGCAAAAGTACTGGGACCTCTACGAAAACGTCGACATCGACCTCCCCCGCGTGACCATCCCCCAGGAAGACCAAGACCCCCACTCCAAACGCCTCCTCAAAGTCTGCGACCTGTGGGACAATCCTTTCTCTGACGAGCAAATCAAGCGGGCCCGGAGGGCGTACTACGGCGCCGTCTCGTACGTCGACGACTGcctcggccagctcctcACCCTGCTCAAGCAGCTCAAGCTCGACGAGGACACGATTGTGATATTTTCTGGCGACCACGGGGACATGCTCGGGGAGAGGGGGCTGTGGTACAAGATGTCGTATTTTGAGAGCTCGGTGCGTGTGCCGCTTCTGGTGAGCTACCCGAAGAGGTTCGagccgaggagggtgagtCAGAATGTGAGCACGTTGGATATTTTGCCTACGATGTGCGATTTGGTGGGGACGAAGCCGTGGGCGTTGTTGCCGATGGATGGGAGGAGTTTGCTGCCGCAtctggaggggagggagggggggcatgATGAGGTTTTTGCGGAGTATACTGGGGAGGGGACGGTCAGGCcgctgatgatgatcagaagggggaggtggaagtaTGTGACTTGCCCGGCGGATGGGAGTCAGTTGTTTGATTTGAGGGCGGATCCGCTCGAGTTGAGGGatttggtgaaggagggggtggttagGACGGatgaagaaacaaaagaggTTTTTGAGGCGtttgagagggaggcgagggagaagtgGGATTTTGAGGGGATTACGAAGGAGGTGTTGCATAGtcagaggaagaggaggttggtttggggggcGCTGACGAAGGGGAGGTTTGAGAGTTGGGATTACAATCCgattgatgatgggagggagaa GTATATCCGGTCGCATATTCCTCTGGATGACCTCGAGAGGCGGGCACGGTACCCGGCTGTGGATGAGTCCGGCCGGGAGACAGGATCGAGGATCGTGACTGATCAAGCTGGATCTCACGGGCAGTAA
- the MED8 gene encoding mediator of RNA polymerase II transcription subunit 8 (EggNog:ENOG503P4GW; COG:K), which yields MASLNLLPEDLKHLDLLRNRFATLSLNLSNAHRNMALTYPLPSQESLQASAAIIHTSLLSLQSILTDKSALFHRIAVHPSTNFPGRTQLDFLSSMLRKKPEPEIETKMEMGMQRARDVGVDEAVLAEIARRNKRREGGDDEDYEEGGGGGGGGDGDEGEDEEANNEKWADCWFLFDRGLKEYINVQEGRSYTVEEQEMGVERVRTGLRRNLLEEEEEEEESDDEEEDEDEEEDEDLVMMDGSSGGRGGLGQQGVVQQVSGNTGVQPEHLFWLYARGRTDLPPRIELESKRAPAKGQVKRLPPR from the exons ATGGCTTCCCtaaacctcctccccgaaGACCTCAAAcacctcgacctcctccgcaaccgCTTCGCGACCCTAtctctcaacctctccaacgcCCACCGCAACATGGCGCTCAcctaccccctcccctcccaagaATCCCTCCAGGCCTCAGCAGCAATAATCCACACCTCGCTGCTATCCCTCCAGTCGATCCTAACCGACAAGTCAGCCTTGTTCCACCGCATCGCTGTCCACCCGTCTACCAACTTCCCCGGGCGCACCCAGCTAGACTTTTTGTCATCGATGCTAAGAAAAAAACCGGAACCGGAGATCGAGACGAaaatggagatggggatgcagagggcgagggatgtgggggttgatgaggcgGTGTTGGCAGAGATTGCTAGGCGGAACAAGAgacgggaagggggggatgatgaggattatgaggaggggggtggtggtggtgggggtggggatggggacgagggggaggatgaggaggcgaaTAATGAGAAGTGGGCGGATTGCTGGTTTTTGTTTGAtagggggttgaaggagtaTATTAATGtgcaggaggggaggagttATActgtggaggagcaggagatgggggttgagagggtgaggacggggttgaggaggaatttgttggaggaggaggaggaggaggaggagagtgatgatgaggaagaggatgaagatgaagaagaggatgaggatttAGTTATGATGGATGGGAGtagtggggggaggggagggttgggacAGCAGGGGGTTGTGCAGCAGGTGAG TGGAAATACGGGTGTGCAGCCAGAGCACTTGTTTTGGTTGTATGCTAGGGGCAGGACAGATCTACCGCCGAGGATAGAGCTCGAGTCCAAGAGGGCGCCTGCGAAAGGGCAGGTGAAGAGACTTCCTCCTAGGTAG
- a CDS encoding hypothetical protein (EggNog:ENOG503NV94; COG:I) yields the protein MLSPPTASLPRLFLPRQTLFKILLALLPSFLSDRLFPDHKPTYRVHPTSYLDGLRGIASIIVFFCHYTENNFSALTPSHGLNVDRPSSFIQLPYFRIIFSGRPMVHIFFVISGFALSYKPIKALHARDLDKCYTALASSTFRRAFRLFGPCVVSTFMVLCLRQTGYLGPAQGTLMEEVWKWKGAVFHQITWGWDWDRDLKPAYDIHLWTIPIEFAHSMLLFMVVLMLSRVKLHVRMGSVLGLMGYCLMCGKWAGFEFLAGLFLAEVFVLKQEGKKQKEWEGEREGTKERGMVMGPGMLVKGLQVVMILVGLFIGGWPNRSADKTPGISWFLERTPLPFAEMDHLAPQKFWFGLSAVCTVWAVGELDFLRRFFEGGLAQYCGRISYAIYIMHGPVMDTIQASILGHVDIPARGKPGDANFKAALPAAGVKGFFGVKTPTQITLSWFFGMWMIGPFVFWAADVFWRVVDNRIVDWGKRLENWCLDEDTGPSPRSQGYSVAA from the coding sequence atgTTATCACCGCCCACCGCCAGCCTCCCCAGGCTtttcctccctcgccaaacCCTCTTCAaaatcctcctcgccctcctcccctccttcctctcggACCGCCTCTTCCCCGACCATAAACCAACTTACCGCGTCCATCCAACCTCGTACCTCGACGGCCTCCGCGGCATCGCCtccatcatcgtcttcttctgccacTACACCGAAAACAACTTTTCGGCCCTGACGCCCTCCCACGGCCTCAACGTCGACCGCCCCTCGTCTTTTATTCAACTCCCCTACTTCCGCATCATCTTCTCCGGCAGACCAATGGTGCACATCTTTTTTGTCATTTCCGGCTTTGCCCTGTCGTACAAGCCCATCAAGGCTCTACACGCCCGAGACCTGGACAAATGCTACACTGCCCTTGCGTCGTCCACGTTCCGTCGAGCGTTCAGGTTGTTTGGACCGTGCGTGGTGTCGACGTTTATGGTGCTTTGTCTCCGGCAGACGGGGTATCTGGGTCCGGCGCAGGGGAcgctgatggaggaggtgtggaagtggaagggggCGGTGTTTCACCAGATTACTTGGGGGTGGGACTGGGATAGGGATTTGAAGCCGGCGTATGATATCCACTTGTGGACGATACCGATTGAGTTTGCGCATTCGATGTTGTTGTTTATGGTTGTGCTGATGCTCAGTCGGGTGAAGCTGCAtgtgaggatggggagtgtgttggggttgatggggtaCTGTTTGATGTGTGGGAAGTGGGCGGGGTTCGAGTttttggcggggttgtttttggcCGAGGTTTTCGTGCTGAAgcaggaggggaagaagcaaaaggagtgggagggggagagggaggggaccaaagaaagggggatggtgatggggccGGGCATGTTGGTGAAGGGGTtgcaggtggtgatgatacTGGTGGGGTTGTTCATTGGGGGTTGGCCGAATAGGAGTGCGGATAAGACGCCGGGGATTAGCTGGTTTCTGGAGAGGACGCCGTTGCCGTTTGCGGAGATGGATCATTTGGCGCCGCAGAAGTTTTGGTTTGGGCTGAGCGCGGTGTGTACGGTgtgggcggtgggggagctggATTTTCTGAGGAGGTTCTTTGAGGGGGGGCTGGCGCAGTATTGTGGGAGGATCAGTTATGCGATTTATATCATGCATGGACCGGTGATGGATACCATCCAGGCGTCGATTCTGGGGCATGTTGATATCCCTGCGAGGGGGAAGCCGGGGGATGCGAATTTTAAGGCGGCGCTTCCTGCTGCGGGTGTAAAGGGGTTCTTCGGGGTGAAGACGCCAACTCAGATCACATTGAGCTGGTTCTTTGGGATGTGGATGATTGGGCCGTTTGTGTTTTGGGCGGCGGATGTGttttggagggtggtggacaaCCGGATTGTGGActgggggaagaggttggagaacTGGTGTCTGGATGAGGACACTGGGCCTAGCCCGAGGTCCCAGGGGTATTCTGTTGCTGCGTGA
- a CDS encoding hypothetical protein (COG:S; EggNog:ENOG503P5JR): MNASCQCGSIRFKTPLPKPLALYICHCIACQRQTSSAFGVSAIFPRFSLPANLIQPSPSSPTSSSVSSSGSPPAGCEGSGSNLLSVYSRATTNGQTLYCYFCKRCGTRLVHDSPNKNVVSVKGGCLEGLDWKSAIHIWTKSAMVPIPEGVESHKEDCKDPEEYGVCQEELDQPPGGSL; this comes from the exons ATGAACGCCTCCTGCCAATGCGGCTCCATCCGCTtcaaaacccccctccccaaacccctaGCCTTGTATATCTGCCACTG CATAGCCTGCCAAAGAcaaacctcctccgcctttgGCGTTTCGGCAATCTTCCCCcgcttctccctccccgccaacctcatccaaccatcgccctcctcaccaacatcatcctcggTCTCGTCATCAGGGAGTCCGCCAGCTGGATGTGAAGGGAGCGGGAGTAACCTGCTGTCAGTCTACTCACGCGCAACAACCAACGGGCAGACGCTGTACTGCTATTTTTGCAAGAGGTGCGGGACGAGGTTGGTGCATGATAGTCCT AACAAAAACGTCGTTAGCGTCAAAGGGGGTTGCCTAGAGGGGTTGGATTGGAAGAGCGCGATTCACATTTG GACAAAATCAGCCATGGTGCCAATCCCAGAAGGCGTGGAATCCCACAAGGAGGACTGCAAGGACCCGGAAGAGTATGGTGTTTGTCAGGAGGAGTTGGATCAGCCGCCGGGGGGGAGTTTGTGA
- the chk1 gene encoding Chk1 protein kinase (COG:D; EggNog:ENOG503NVJC) codes for MSQLDPLPNDLPFRIISKTIGRGAYASIKKAIPLDAPTPVFAVKLIHKGYAVKHGRISAKQIAMEVSLHSHIGQHPNIIEWFATGEDAVWRWIAMEFAEGGDLFDKIEADVGVQEDIAHLYFLQLIAGVSFMHSKGVAHRDLKPENILLSDTGNLKIADFGMSTMFEYKGVRKQTATMCGSPPYIAPEVLQCARPDKRSPDQQKYSADLVDIWSCGVILFVLLVGNTPWDEPTTGSWEFQEYVRTHGRSTDQLWQRIPPNTLSLLRGMMNIEPQRRFSFAQIRQHPWYTRHNPLLAADGKVSDPLALATKMLAALRIDLSAEPTPSQRASQPEAMDLDSQPSSSWTTKLPATQPETPITDAAFDWERPTLRTLGTHAIISSTQPLAPRDAASILPPPSSRHPNRNLALAALSALSDDPSMSQFSQIPGIPLSLTQHARQFRDIIPSYSLTRFFSHMPPVLLVQMLSDALHQLNVPQPAQIGGSVNPESDHVATLKVKTVDGRNQSLHGEVLVDKYRLMTSMSDEEGQEVVLHEVRFVKVKGDPLEWRRFFKKVALLCKEGVWSGDGGSSQ; via the exons ATG TCACAATTAGACCCGCTTCCAAACGATTTGCCCTTCCGCATCATCTCCAAGACGATAGGAAGGGGCGCATATGCATC CATCAAAAAGGCGATTCCTCTGGATGCACCAACACCAGTCTTTGCTGTCAAGCTGATCCACAAGGGTTACGCTGTCAAGCATGGGCGGATATCAGCCAAGCAAATCGCCATGGAGGTGTCATTGCACTCTCACATCGGCCAGCACCCCAACATCATCGAGTGGTTCGCTACTGGCGAAGATGCCGTCTGGAGATGGATCGCCATGGAGTTTGCCGAAGGAGGTGATCTTTTTGACAAGATCGAGGCGGACGTCGGCGTTCAGGAAGACATTGCGCATCTGTATTTCTTGCAACTAATCGCTGGTGTCAGCTTCATGCACTCCAAGGGGGTAGCCCACCGGGACCTCAAACCCGAGAACATTCTTTTGTCAGACACAGGCAACCTCAAGATTGCCGACTTTGGCATGTCGACCATGTTTGAGTACAAGGGAGTCCGGAAGCAGACGGCCACCATGTGCGGTAGCCCCCCATACATCGCCCCTGAGGTACTGCAGTGTGCCAGGCCAGATAAGAGGTCGCCTGACCAGCAGAAATACTCGGCGGATCTGGTCGACATCTGGTCTTGTGGCGTCATTTTGTTTGTGCTTTTGGTGGGCAACACACCATGGGACGAGCCAACAACTGGAAGTTGGGAGTTTCAAGAGTACGTACGGACGCATGGGCGGAGTACAGATCAGCTATGGCAGAGGATTCCCCCCAACACATTATCCCTCCTCCGAGGCATGATGAACATTGAACCTCAGAGACGATTTAGCTTCGCTCAAATTCGCCAGCACCCATGGTACACCCgtcacaaccccctcctcgccgccgacgGCAAGGTGTCAGATCCTCTGGCTCTGGCCACCAAAATGCTGGCCGCCCTACGCATTGATCTCAGCGCAGagccaaccccctcccagcgTGCTTCCCAACCAGAAGCAATGGACCTCGATTCCCAGCCCTCCAGCTCGTGGACTACCAAACTCCCAGCCACCCAACCCGAAACTCCCATCACAGATGCAGCCTTCGATTGGGAACGGCCAACCCTCCGAACACTGGGTACTCacgccatcatctcctcgaCCCAACCGTTGGCTCCCCGCGATGCTGCTTCCATCCTTCCTCCGCCATCAAGCCGGCATCCCAACCGAAACCTGGCCCTGGCCGCCCTCTCCGCTCTGTCGGATGATCCGTCCATGAGCCAGTTCTCGCAGATCCCAGGCATCCCATTGTCCTTGACCCAGCACGCCCGCCAGTTCAGGGACATCATCCCCTCATACTCGCTGACAAGATTCTTCTCGCACATGCCGCCGGTGCTGCTCGTGCAGATGCTCAGCGACGCGCTTCACCAGCTCAACGTGCCGCAACCGGCTCAAATCGGTGGTAGTGTCAACCCGGAGTCGGACCACGTGGCGACGCTAAAGGTGAAGACGGTGGACGGGAGAAACCAGAGCCTGCACGGGGAGGTGCTGGTAGACAAGTACAGGCTGATGACGAGCATGTCTGACGAGGAGGGCCAGGAGGTGGTGCTGCACGAGGTTAGGTTTGTCAAGGTGAAGGGTGACCCGCTAGAGTGGCGGAGGTTTTTCAAGAAGGTGGCGCTGCTGTGcaaggagggggtttggagtggggatggggggagttCACAGTAA
- the UBC11 gene encoding Ubiquitin-conjugating enzyme E2 11 (EggNog:ENOG503P359; COG:O) has protein sequence MSYMDDTQNSAPGSLPASKAATGATTSKKVNENATKRLQNELMQMMTSPAPGISAFPSADGNLLFWRATIEGPEDTPYAGLNLKLSFEFPANYPYTPPTVLFITPIYHPNVDFSGRICLDILKDKWTPAYNTQTVLLSLQSLLGEPNNASPLNGEAAELWDKDPALFKTKVMDRHKDIEED, from the exons ATGTCTTACATGGATGACACCCAGAACTCAGCCCCTGGAAGCCTCCCAGCCAGCAAGGCCGCCACCGGTGCTACTACAAGCAAGAAGGTCAACGAGAATGCGACGAAGAG ACTGCAGAACGAGCTTATGCAAATGATGACCTCACCTGCCCCTGGCATCTCCGCGTTCCCCTCGGCCGACGGCAACCTGCTCTTCTGGCGCGCTACCATTGAAGGTCCCGAAGACACACCATATGCGGGCCTCAACCTCAAGCTCAGCTTCGAGTTCCCTGCCAACTATCCATACACGCCACCCACCGTACTTTTTATCACCCCCATTTACCACCCCAACGTCGACTTCTCCGGCCGCATCTGCCTCGACATTCTCAAGGACAAGTGGACGCCTGCCTACAACACTCAAACGGTGTTGCTGAGCTTGCAGTCTCTCTTGGGCGAACCGAACAA CGCTTCCCCCCTCAACGGCGAGGCTGCCGAACTCTGGGACAAGGACCCAGCTCTTTTTAAGACCAAGGTCATGGACCGTCATAAGGATATTGAGGAGGACTGA
- the RPL31B gene encoding 60S ribosomal protein L31B (EggNog:ENOG503P4B8; COG:J; BUSCO:EOG09265EOF), with amino-acid sequence MSSTKPSGKTQRSAIADVVAREYTIHLHKRLHGVTFKKRAPKAIKEIKEFAYKAMGTTDVRLDPQLNKKVWEQGVKGVPYRLRVRISRKRNDEEGAKEKLYSYVQAVNVTNPKGLHTVVVEE; translated from the exons ATGTCGTCCACCAAGCCCTCCGGAAAGACCCAGCGTTCGGCCATCGCCGACGTTGTGGCTCGCGAGtacaccatccacctccacaagCGC CTCCACGGCGTGACCTTCAAGAAGCGGGCTCCCAAGGCGatcaaggagatcaaggagttTGCCTACAAGGCCATG GGCACCACCGATGTCCGCCTCGACCCCCAGCTGAACAAGAAGGTCTGGGAGCAGGGTGTCAAGGGCGTTCCTTACAGACTCCGCGTCCGCATCTCCCGGAAACGTAACGACGAGGAGGGCGCCAAGGAGAAGCTTTACAGCTACGTCCAGGCCGTCAACGTCACGAACCCCAAGGGCCTCCACACCGTCGTTGTTGAGGAGTAA
- the RAX1 gene encoding Bud site selection protein, Revert to axial protein 1 (COG:S; EggNog:ENOG503NTZZ), translating to MNDPMASTPSPVPDLNRNRLPTLFEVLSRRTLPPVDLFSFYIYMRDQQRSVDYLDFWLDVAQHMSLCRHYVRELRRSVLVGTPDLDKTSKRSSAILEGLGDLNHSAAGPSMYATEKERDQDAQMSMFLREDRNPHDSPHSSNGRRARASTNLSSTPREPNTDSNSPAHTVARQDIRASAEKILYTFLLPGAEREITLPGSITQDVTTAIEEFGRDDPEVFDVAKDYVFQAMERDAFPGFLRMKALGNLIPPTLIMRLIFGLVSMFGGFWAAFILIFLNKDRMTRCWLILPFTLGVYFLASYQYSLDPVLALLGFSEYTPFNFSRIREPYVRKLLARRAIMVLAVTLLVDAALCVLFILVPGKRL from the exons ATGAACGACCCGATggcatcaacaccctcaccggTGCCCGATTTGAATCGGAACCGACTACCCACCCTCTTCGAGGTCTTGAGTCGACGGACATTGCCCCCTGTCGATTTGTTctccttttatatttatatgCGGGACCAGCAGCGCTCTGTCGACTATCTTGATTTCTG GCTTGATGTCGCCCAGCACATGTCCCTGTGCCGCCACTATGTTCGGGAGCTGCGCCGATCAGTTTTGGTAGGTACCCCAGATTTGGACAAGACATCCAAACGATCTTCGGCCATCTTGGAAGGCCTAGGTGACCTGAACCACTCGGCCGCTGGGCCGTCCATGTACGCGAcggagaaggaaagagatCAAGATGCTCAGATGTCAATGTTTTTGCGGGAAGATAGGAACCCCCACGATTCACCACACAGCAGCAATGGGAGACGCGCTCGGGCAAGCACCAACCTTAGCAGCACCCCTCGCGAACCTAATACCGACTCAAACTCTCCGGCTCACACAGTTGCCCGGCAAGATATCAGAGCTTCCGCCGAGAAGATCCTCTACACTTTCCTTCTTCCCGGTGCGGAACGCGAGATAACGCTCCCGGGTTCAATTACCCAGGATGTAACGACAGCGATCGAAGAGTTCGGGCGAGATGACCCAGAGGTTTTCGATGTGGCCAAGGACTACGTTTTCCAAGCGATGGAGCGAGATGCGTTCCCCGGCTTTCTTAGAATGAAGGCCCTTGGAAATCTTATCCCACCAACACTGATCATGAGACTCATCTTTGGCTTGGTCTCCATGTTTGGCGGTTTCTGGGCTGCGTTCATTTTGATATTCCTCAATAAGGACCGAATGACTCGCTGTTGG ctcatcctccccttcacaCTAGGCGTGTACTTTCTCGCCTCCTACCAGTACTCACTCGACCCAGTCCTTGCCCTTCTCGGGTTCAGCGAGTACACCCCCTTCAACTTCTCCAGAATACGAGAACCATATGTCCGAAAGCTCCTCGCCCGACGAGCCATCATGGTACTCGCCGTGACATTGCTCGTCGATGCCGCGTTATGTGTGCTGTTCATCCTGGTGCCCGGCAAACGACTCTGA
- a CDS encoding hypothetical protein (COG:O; COG:T; EggNog:ENOG503P3X6): MEQAKALNALEPFLALTKSATSPRAAADLISRATSAPNTYIFTELLQTPQIQALASNPELAPHLTLLQIFSYGTYETYKSTAGLPELNDAQRLKLRQLSLLTLANQNNGHGTEPALSYSSLQRALDLPTRQSLEELVISSIYADLIKGQLKPKASLVQINSVAPLRDVAPTAIGGLLSSLQAWADRCDSTLSSLSAQMDQLRADADRRAAQEAAWQETTEKLLEQETGNKNDKGKKGFYPSFSSSPRYTSGYGRGNLGNRQQHKKQKSLHDSQQPHGYPAAGGGGGAGGVFNWNPGNNYYHSQAAPQYAAQDASTTAYGDHNPHNVQTFSSHHHHPNNSLKRMLTDDSDGSSTLPSAPQREDQAGPGQPDLGGGFPAGGARYSPAGVQLSGGGSGDVSMTDTEEWDMIAQAVENSLKDMAARDGAGQ; encoded by the exons ATGGAACAGGCAAAAGCTCTCAATGCCCTCGAG CCCTTCTTGGCACTCACCAAGTCGGCCACCTCCCCGCGCGCTGCCGCCGACCTCATCTCCCGCGCGACTTCGGCCCCGAATACATACATCTTCACCGAGTTGTTACAGACTCCTCAGATCCAAGCTCTTGCTTCGAATCCAGAGCTTGCCCCACACCTTACACTCCTCCAGATCTTTAGTTATGGCACCTACGAAACGTACAAGTCCACCGCAGGTCTTCCCGAGTTGAACGATGCCCAGAGACTGAAGCTCCGTCAGCTGTCTCTTCTGACACTCGCCAACCAAAACAACGGCCATGGGACCGAGCCGGCCTTGAGCTACTCGTCCCTCCAAAGAGCTCTCGACCTGCCCACCCGGCAATCTCTGGAGGAGCTTGTAATCAGCTCCATCTACGCCGACCTCATCAAAGGCCAGCTCAAGCCCAAGGCTTCCCTCGTCCAGATCAACAGCGTTGCTCCTCTCCGAGATGTCGCCCCCACCGCCATTGGCGGGCTCCTCTCCAGCCTCCAAGCCTGGGCTGATCGTTGCGATTCCACCCTGAGCTCCCTCTCGGCACAAATGGACCAGCTCCGCGCCGACGCCGACCGCCGTGCCGCGCAAGAAGCGGCCTGGCAAGAGACAACAGAGAAGCTGCTGGAACAGGAGACTGGAAACAAGAATGACAAGGGCAAAAAAGGTTTCtacccctccttctcctcatcaccccgATACACATCTGGATATGGTCGCGGAAACCTCGGCAACAGGCAGCAGcacaagaaacaaaagtcTCTCCATGACTCTCAACAGCCACATGGCTATCCGGCtgctggaggcggtggtggcgctGGGGGAGTTTTCAACTGGAACCCCGGGAACAACTACTACCACTCTCAAGCTGCCCCCCAGTACGCCGCCCAGGACGCTTCTACTACTGCCTACGGCGATCACAACCCGCACAATGTCCAGACAttttcttctcatcatcatcatccaaacAACTCTCTGAAGAGAATGCTGACTGATGACTCCGACGGCAGCAGCACACTTCCTTCGGCACCACAACGAGAAGATCAAGCGGGGCCAGGGCAACCAGATCTCGGCGGCGGATTCCCTGCAGGAGGCGCTCGATATTCACCGGCCGGGGTACAGCTGAGCGGAGGAGGGTCGGGCGACGTGTCGATGACGGATACGGAGGAGTGGGATATGATTGCTCAGGCGGTGGAGAACTCATTGAAGGATATGGCGGCGAGAGATGGGGCTGGTCAGTAG